The genomic stretch aattttggcaAAAATTTGATGACATTTTGTTTCTCAATTTACACCATTTTTTAAGGGCTTTTTAAATTGGCATaaattgtttttctaaaaagaaaaaataatccaAATTTTGCGGGAATTATTGTTTGAGAATTTTGCAAATATCGAGTTTCCAATGTTTTTTGACagaactaatttttgcgaaaattaacaaaaactcgAAAAACGCGAAAAAGATAATTAACGTTGTGCGAGCTGTTTCCAGGAATCTAACGACTAATTGTGAATTTCTAGGTAACATCCTGCACTAACTTGCTTATGCATATGTTACGTTAAAGCGAGATTTTAATATACAGTAAAATATGAGCGTTAATCAAACAGATTGCGTTCtctaaaatttcgtgtttcttgAGAAGTTTCTCAAAAATGATTGTGTATCATTGCTTAAATTCGTATGCCCTTGatgtaaattttgtaaaacagcTCCTGCAACCACAGTGTTATGTCACCATTGCTGCACTTTTTTATTTCTCCTTTTCTGTAGCATTCTGTTGTTTTTAGAACATGGACTTTTTTGATTAAATTTCTTCTTTAGTTTTTAGACGCAGTCATGTCTAAAGATTACAAGTCAGCCAAACTATTGTGCTCGCAGAGTAAGCCACtgttcaattttctttttagcaaaacattacttttaagttttaatttttcttactttttcgTTGTTTCGTTTGATATgccaattaaaaaaagaaaaaagaaaataggtCGAATAATTTTTGTTGAATAATGTGTTTAGCATTGCATGAGAACCTCTCCGGATTTGTGAGAAAATCCCTCTCTATGGTACACTAATTTTTATATTCCATAAAGAAATTATTAACTTAAGAGATCCAAAATAGTACGTGCTTGTTTGATGCATATTGACATAACAGGGTAACTCGGGACCTAAAAACCTCAAAATCTTTAAATACTCATCATTTTCTAAAGAAGAATCTCGAAAaccttgaaattttaaaaatatgtactGTCTTGCACTTTGCAgcctttaaattacttttcttttcaaagtcTGAAGTTTTGTGATACTGAAGTTTTGTGACATTTGCCTTGATTTAACCTTGTGTTCTAAGAACCTTAAAATATATTGTATGGTAGCCTTTACTGGTCATACCGAGAATCACCGGATGGTATGTATCTCTCAGTTTTAGCCATCGAACCTCACAACCAAACCTGCAGAGAATTTGAATGTGTTTTGAATGAAGCTCTAACTCTtggtatgtttttttctttcataaaaataaaacgtatagtgcaaaaaaagaagtttaaaacaaGCAACAATTTTTGGGCTGCGCAATAAAGAGAATTAATTAAATCTCCTTGAAGTAAATAAACCGCCCGACTTAGATAGCCTTCTAGCGTACGTGTTTGTTGGTGATGATGCTTTTAGCTTCAAAATTACATAATGAAGCCCTAACTTTTCCCAAATTTACCACtggaacaaaaattatttatcgACTTTTCTCGAGCAAGAAAAGTGATTGAAAATTCTTTCGTCATTGCTTCGGCTAGTTTTCTTGTACTTTACCATGCAATGCATAGACACGTAAAAACTGACACATCGATTACAAAATCAGTCATGGCTctacataattttttattgtcagtaaaaaattaaaatacaattAGAATTATTGTCCTAACTATTAAACAACTACTCCAAGAATTATTTTAATAAGGGGGCGGTAGACTGGGAATTAGGCAATTATCGTTAACAGAACAAGTTCATAAAACAAACGACGTTTCTgctttagtgttttttttttaaaaaaatacttttaaaattctTCCCCGTACTctgatttaaaaagttttcttatTTTGTCTTCTTATATACCACTTCTGCCAAATTTGCATCTCTTAGAAGATTCGGACTCCAGCGAAGAAGAAACAGATGAAAGTGATTCTGattttgaagaagaagaagaagaagaggaagagggAGAAGTATGTGAAACTTCAGGAGAAAGTGATGCTGAAGATggagatgatgatgatgatgatgatgacgatgacgatctAACAGCTGAAGAAGTTAACAAATTAAATCTCTTAGTTGGAGGTATCAacattgtaaaaaaagaaagataacTTGTGTTGCCTTCTATGTTTTCATTTGGACATGGTTTTGACGATAAAACTAAGTTCGGATCGATACATAATttgaattttaacatttttgatcAGAAGTTGTTTGGGTGTATAATATTGAAAagtaatatatatttaaaagaagaatttttttcaaacttgtaaataaaaaatcgttgagaaagttttttttaaaagattgaaAGCAGATCTACACTGGGTTGATATTATTAAGGCTCCTGACATTAAAAATTTTACCTTGACTGGAGTGACTTAAAATTCAAGCTTTCTAAAATGGGATGTCAACTCAGGGGATGGAGGAAGGGTGtctaatattttgaaaaaaatggtcAAAATTTGAGAACAATCGCAAATTCGCGAAAAGAAAATCGCGAAATTTGATCTACTTTAATGCATGAAAATTTGCGGTTTTATCAAAAATTCGTATTTTGCTGCATTTTAATTATGaggtttaagaaaaaaaagctgCTCAAAATAGAAGTAACAAGGCGTTGTTTAGAAAGAAGTTTTCAATTATATTTCCTTTAAAGCAATCATTCTCCCTAAATATTGCCTATATTATTGAACATCTTTGCAAAAAACTCCGAATTTTTGGTGTATTTTAATTTAGCGGATTTTTTTGTGCATTTTAACTTAccgaaaaaaactatttttcgcGGCATTTTAATTTCGCAGTTGagttttacatttattttttgcGGCATTTATATTTCGCGGTTTTCTAAATTCGAAAGTACTTTCCTTCTTTCCTTTTCTTCTGATTCATCTACAATCCCTCCATCTCTCACAAAAATTATTGAGATTGCAATTAATAACCTGTGACTTAGTTTTGTATCATGGCTCCCCCTGCCCCCCATCCCCCCACCCCTCCTACCTCAATATTGATAACACACGAGCAGAACGAGTGTAGCAAAGCCAAACTAGGCCAACATTGCATATAGGGTAAAGGGAATGGATCTCAGAATTCTTGCGAAGGATTTTAGTCAGGTAAAATAAActcagttttttttctttttgatatttttttaatgaggGAAGGTACAAAAAGAGACAAATCAGAACGTTCCAGTCACATTCCTACTTAAGCTTGACCcgtttctctttcttttctgtGAAAGCTTATAGGGCAATAGCGAAAATTAAACAGCTATCCTTTCTACTGATTCACCTGGCACTTATGCAATATGTGAATTTTAATTTGAGTAATCTTTACATGTGTCCTAAAAATACCCTTCAAAATTGGTATAAATTTAGTGAAAAAAACTGTCATCAAATCCTTTTTACGCGATATTTAATTCCTGTAAATTATtagcatttaatttttttcttgtttactgTCAGAGATAATTTAAACATTGAGAGTTGTTCTAAAAGGATTTTCTAAGTTTAAAAGTTCGACAGTTAAAAAATGTCTGGAAAATATAAGATATGTCTAAAAAATGAGGAGTCAACATTGAATGGACTCAGTGCTTTAAAAGCCGTATAATGTCCCTGCGTGTGAAGGAAAGGTGTTTCGCTATATAGAAGAAGTTTTGCGGTAAATTCtagctacagtaaaaaaagggtTTTGCTACGAGTTTGACCGTGTTTTGTCACAGTCAGGTGCCCGCTATATAAAGATTACAGCAAATCTTTTTTGCGAAGAATCGACAAAACAATTCCCATTTGCTTTAAAAACAATTCCCAACTgctttaaagtgtttttttagaaaactttTATCGGTTACAACACACGCTTTTTTTACAAGAATATCTGAATTTTAATCAGGTTAGTAATTCTTCATATTCTTTAAATGACATGTTCATGTGAACGtatgttaatatttttaagaaacatatacatggtcgttcagcatatatatttttatggtaatatttCGACCTCCTTCTTACTTATCTATTGTTTTCAACCTCGTGCCCAGGACTTGCTAGTCTTTTTATACTTAAATGGCCTGAGCCTGTGCAAataaaaaagcctaacaagACCTGGGTAGGTTGCATTCTTCTAACCAGCAGAGCTATTGTTTTTACCTGAATCCCAGTATTATAAAAAAGGAGCGTGTAGAACAAGAAGCCAAAGCTGCTTTAAAAATCACTCGTTTCATTACGAATTTTATAATAAAGAAATTGCGAGAGATTTAATCAGACACTAGCTgcaggaaagaaaaaataacttaaaaactggcctaatttaaagaaatatggAATATTAACCCATCTAGCCTAAGAtgttagtttttaatttttaatgatatGTCACACAAAATCAACATTATCATTTCcaacgtaattttttttaatatgataaATTTTGTCTAAACGAAATAGCTTTAGATCAATCTTAGGAGGCCAAAATAATATTACGGTGTCATCATCGACTGCAGCCTTGCTGTAAAGGGTTTCGATTCAAACCCAGGCTGAGTAATGCCAGAGCATAATAAGTGTGGACCTATTCCTCTGCTTTGCGTTTAGCATGACCAGTTTAGCAATTGCTGTCCATCCACAGCTTTTGTAGCTCAAATAGAAGCTTTTAATGCACATAAAAAATCACGAATTTAATATCTTTCGTAAAGTAAATTAAAGCACTATTTAAAAGAATGACCATGACCATGACATGACCATGTTTTCTACAAGATAGGTTAAtcctgtttttttaagaaaatacgaTAAACAAATGTCAACAGTTCTTgctaacaaaaaaatcttttttttccatTTCATCCGCGTCTTGTCCAGACGGGTTTCACAGCCCGTAAAGGTTAGCCAGCTTTGTAGACAACAAGCAATCAGCACCATTATCCACTTTGACACCTTGTTCAGTCTCATAGAATTAATTTCCAGCAAGTATGAGAAATTCAATGCGGTTAAAATCATATCAACGTATCTTTGACAGGTACACAACACCGTTACCCACATCCAGCATGTCACGCTCTTTAAAAGTAGATTTTTAATCTGGATATAGTGTATGGATACCATCAATCACTATCACTTGAGTCACTCAGACGAAGATCGTcatctataaaaaaaaacacaattcaaGAGAATTTACCAAATGTGtcctaaaaagtattttaaatgctAAATTCAAAACCTTCTACGAaccataaaaaatacacaacAGTGCGTGTTAGTTACACACTTTAAAACTATTTATGACGTGGTGAGTAAAGTGGCAAGTAGCAAATTGAAACAAAGAAAAGAAGAGAAATCCACAATACATCAAAAGTTATTTTACTGGGAGAAAATTTCTGGGACAGGACCAActcctaaatatttttattttgccgagATTAAATTTCACGGATCAGCCTATTTTGGATTTTTCGCGGCGATATAATTTCACGGATTTAGTGTTAATTGATGGACTTGCCATCCTTTATCCAACATACATTTTCCTTATGGTATATTCAACTGAACACTGAACACTATGAACATAGGATATACCAACACAGTTCCTTTGTCGTTGTTTGcggtaaaaaaagttttccgcaggaattttttttactatcgtGAATGGAAACATTGTCCAAGGGACTTATTTTcccaaatattttggaaaacccGCAAAAAACATTGAACATTTTCTCTCTGCGAACGTTTCTTACAATAAAGAACTAATTACAACGTATAAGACAATTAAAGTTACGAGCATGTTACAAAGAACTTACCTAATGTACTACCGAATGGTCTTGTTGGTAGAGACTCTGTGGTATGTTGCGGCGGTTTAGCGGCAGATTGTGGCGGCGGTGGCGGTTCGTACGACTTGGTTGAGAACTAATTATCGGAAAAGAGAATTAGTAAATTTCTACATCAATTTGCTCCAGCCCTAGAGTCTGACCACTGGggaaaaatggtaaaaaatcaaaaccCTTTGTAAAAACTAGGTTGTTTCGAACTGGTCATTGGATATAGGATATAGGACTTTTTTCAGTGAGACAAgggaaacaataaaaataatattgataatttctttagaaattttCATATGATCAACTTACTGGGTCTTCGTGCACAGCGTTGTTTTCTTCAGTTGTACTGTCACTGTCGCTTTCTGAACTTGATGAATCAGATGTACTCGTTGTACTCATGTCTCTTGCTTTCACCtagaaagaaataaaacaaaaagccGGGTGGTTAAAGAAATGTGGAACTGTTTTGCTCGTGGTGTAAACGTGAcccctttttaaaaaacgtcACCTGCCTTTGTAAACGGTACATAGTAACGTTTTTATGCGGGTCCGATAAGCGAATCGGTTTGCCATGCATCCCGTTTGTAAACGCGACACAAGTACGCAATTCCAAAAATTTTTAGGCCTGTTTTGAAGTCGCACGTCTCAATTGTGAACA from Hydractinia symbiolongicarpus strain clone_291-10 chromosome 12, HSymV2.1, whole genome shotgun sequence encodes the following:
- the LOC130621782 gene encoding acidic leucine-rich nuclear phosphoprotein 32 family member E-like isoform X1 → MIVLKPGEPTPDLSSSDLENNKSSSQNSRCGSANRVESFLPKIKRKDDISAHLADTLHESAINLTSEMELSERNSKKIPEKSMVEVSPTQRAPLELSAQFLDAVMSKDYKSAKLLCSQILAIEPHNQTCREFECVLNEALTLEDSDSSEEETDESDSDFEEEEEEEEEGEVCETSGESDAEDGDDDDDDDDDDDLTAEEVNKLNLLVGGINIVKKER
- the LOC130621782 gene encoding acidic leucine-rich nuclear phosphoprotein 32 family member E-like isoform X2; translation: MIVLKPGEPTPDLSSSDLENNKSSSQNSRCGSANRVESFLPKIKRKDDISAHLADTLHESAINLTSEMELSERNSKKIPEKSMVEVSPTQRAPLELSAQFLDAVMSKDYKSAKLLCSQILAIEPHNQTCREFECVLNEALTLDSDSSEEETDESDSDFEEEEEEEEEGEVCETSGESDAEDGDDDDDDDDDDDLTAEEVNKLNLLVGGINIVKKER